Proteins from a genomic interval of Natator depressus isolate rNatDep1 chromosome 20, rNatDep2.hap1, whole genome shotgun sequence:
- the PRPH gene encoding peripherin: protein MSARATSYRRVFGPPLLSPGSGSGSGSSAARLLGSPGPARSAQWARGSLRAAQPARLAPGAARLDWALAEALNREFLATRGSEKAALQELNDRFASFIERVRALEAHNAALRAQLGQAQAREPARAADLCQGELRDLRRQLEQLGQERDRAQVERDNLAEDLAALKQRLEEEIHRREDAENNLVLFRKDVDDATLSRLELERKIESLMDEIEFLKKLHEEELRDMQVSIHSQQVQVEMEPVKPDLTAALRDIRTQYESIAVKNLQEAEEWYKSKFADLSDAANRNHEALRQAKQEMNESRRQIQSLTCEVDGLKGTNEALLRQMQQLEDQYGAEVGSYQDTVGRLEQEIQHLKEEMARHLREYQDLLNVKMALDIEIATYRKLLEGEENRITIPIHSLASLSMKTSVPEPEQIMESHTRKMVLIKTIETRNGEVVTESRKEQRSELDK from the exons ATGAGCGCCCGGGCCACCTCGTACCGCCGCGTCTTCGGGCCGCCGCTGCTCTCgccgggctcgggctcgggctcgggctcctCCGCCGCGCGCCTGCTGGGCTCGCCGGGCCCTGCGCGCTCCGCGCAGTGGGCGCGCGGCTCGTTGCGCGCCGCGCAGCCGGCCCGCCTGGCCCCGGGCGCCGCGCGGCTGGACTGGGCGCTGGCCGAGGCGCTGAACCGCGAGTTCCTGGCCACGCGCGGCAGCGAGAAGGCGGCGCTGCAGGAGCTCAACGACCGCTTCGCCAGCTTCATCGAGAGGGTGCGCGCCCTGGAGGCGCACAACGCGGCGCTGCGCGCCCAGCTGGGCCAGGCGCAGGCCCGCGAGCCCGCGCGCGCCGCCGACCTGTGCCAGGGCGAGCTGCGCGACCTGCGGCGCCAGCTGGAGCAGCTGGGCCAGGAGCGGGACCGCGCGCAGGTGGAGCGGGACAACCTGGCCGAGGACCTGGCCGCGCTCAAGCAGAG gctggaggaggagataCACAGGCGTGAGGATGCAGAGAACAACCTGGTGCTGTTCCGGAAG GATGTGGACGACGCCACCCTCTCCCGCCTGGAGCTGGAACGCAAGATCGAGTCGCTGATGGACGAGATAGAGTTCCTGAAGAAGCTGCACGAGGAG GAGCTGCGTGACATGCAGGTGAGCATTCACAGCCAGCAGGTGCAGGTGGAGATGGAGCCGGTCAAGCCAGACCTGACGGCCGCGCTGCGCGACATCCGCACCCAGTACGAGAGCATCGCGGTGAAGAACCTGCAGGAGGCCGAGGAGTGGTACAAGTCCAAG TTTGCTGACCTGTCGGACGCAGCCAACCGGAACCACGAGGCGCTGCGCCAGGCCAAGCAGGAGATGAACGAGTCCCGGAGGCAGATCCAGAGCCTGACCTGCGAGGTGGATGGGCTGAAGGGAACC AACGAGGCGCTGCTGCGCCAGATGCAGCAGCTGGAGGACCAGTACGGGGCGGAGGTCGGCAGTTACCAGGACACGGTGGGGCGGCTGGAGCAGGAGATCCAGCACCTGAAGGAGGAGATGGCACGGCACCTGCGCGAGTACCAGGACCTGCTCAATGTCAAGATGGCGCTGGACATCGAGATCGCCACCTACCGCAAGCTGCTGGAGGGCGAGGAGAACAG GATCACGATCCCCATCCACTCGCTGGCCTCCCTCAGCATGAAAACTTCGG tgcccgAGCCGGAGCAGATCATGGAGAGCCACACCAGGAAAATGGTTCTGATCAAAACCATTGAGACCCGGAATGGAGAG GTGGTGACTGAGTCGAGGAAGGAGCAGAGAAGCGAGCTGGACAAATGA
- the TROAP gene encoding tastin, whose protein sequence is MAQVGKSPEWASFAHPPRGKWKESCSLNRSEPQLGKENEPSAWDGSDTRSRSKIPVLSKSRLPPDFQQLHQAWESQFQKGKTTGKKPCPQTCPFNLTCKGDKFHVDMAAATEPPAGSPEPLSRSQPRGPLEEIHLGAAAQKTTPGTSLPRGKEVDPVEFVADPAALASILSNVGLANSTLGVARKPSLARRVLLRGSRGNSVHASGSARTGCGSLYVASGTPALCPDPARTSCFSRLAAKDAARRATQDPAQHRGLLLKSQQIQALSVTLRDLGSRAQPAGHPALQRLGAGAKEACRGHPHPIAMAMQSEPAKSQEAGGTRDQSSNGRPGSLSDGKRGKAGTGGQSAAHSSSSPSRTDPVGASETEEFVPDLDALASVLSNVGLSHAALGPTGKLSLARRVPVKGLRGVPPSTQGSPTGSRTSLLRPQISVPPKGDFGRASCYSTQGLKGAEAPDGLQAAQLAGTPRTREISRSSPFGSARRVPVTQPQSLHRTCFSTRRLAVFPRTPRTGGALDKRPAQGVLQTPARWAGGLSPEPRSPDPDESALPLEKIVVRLFGDGESQAATEASVRKALARPGEGGSKMQDPGQGPASRTMPPASSAAFPAAGTTLTFSSQRPVCSHPLIHSLRSPTASGGAAGARAAPATSPSRVALVKQRFRDLLSAPQRFQEACLDDECAFYMGRPPGSQAPAPRCCTDPVATLLEAQETTHFIPIVQPAPGGPAGEARSSLQAALPLQPLR, encoded by the exons ATGGCCCAGGTCGGGAAGAGTCCGGAATGGGCTTCCTTTGCCCACCCACCTCGGGGCAAATGGAAAGAGAGCTGCTCCCTGAACAGGAGCGAACCGCAGCTGGGAAAGGAGAACGAGCCCTCTGCCTGGGACGGGTCAGACACGCGGAGCCGCAGCAAGATCCCTGTCCTGTCCAAAAGCCGCCTGCCCCCGGACTTCCAGCAGTTGCACCAGGCCTGGGAGAGCCAGTTCCAGAAG GGGAAGACTACTGGTAAGAAGCCCTGTCCGCAGACCTGTCCCTTTAACCTGACCTGCAAAGGGGACAAGTTCCACGTTGATATGGCTGCAGCCACGGAGCCGCCGGCGGGATCCCCGGAGCCGCTGAGCAGAAGccagcccagaggccccctgGAGGAGATACACCTGGGGGCAGCAGCCCAGAAGACCACACCAGGCACCAGCCTCCCCAGGGGCAAAG AAGTTGACCCAGTGGAGTTCGTGGCTGACCCGGCGGCTTTGGCCAGCATCCTCTCCAATGTGGGGCTGGCAAACAGCACGCTGGGTGTGGCCAGGAAACCCAGCCTGGCCCGGCGGGTCCTtctgagggggagcaggggcaacTCGGTCCACGCCAGCGGGTCTGCACGG aCTGGGTGTGGTTCCCTGTACGTGGCCTCGGGGACCCCTGCCTTGTGCCCGGATCCAGCCCGcacctcctgcttctcccggctGGCAGCTAAAG ATGCAGCTCGTCGAGCCACACAGGATCCTGCTCAGCACCGTGGCCTGCTCCTTAAATCTCAGCAGATCCAGGCCCTGTCAGTGACACTGAGGGACCTGGGGTCCCGTGCCCAGCCCGCG GGgcaccccgctctgcagagactgggCGCAGGGGCGAAGGAGGCGTGTCGGGGGCACCCGCATCCCATTGCCATGGCGATGCAGAGTGAACCAGCCAAGAGCCAGGAAGCCGGTGGAACCAGGGACCAGTCCAGCAATGGCAGGCCGGGGTCCTTGAGCGATGGCAAAAGGGGCAAGGCTGGCACTGGGGGGCAGAGTGCAGCCCACAG CAGCAGCTCACCCTCAAGGACGGATCCCGTGGGAGCATCAGAGACAG AGGAGTTCGTGCCGGACCTAGATGCCCTGGCCAGCGTCCTCTCCAACGTGGGACTGAGCCACGCTGCCCTGGGGCCCACGGGGAAGCTCAGTCTGGCTCGGAGGGTGCCAGTGAAGGGGCTGCGGGGCGTCCCGCCCTCCACTCAGGGGAGCCCCACG gGCAGCAGGACCTCGCTGCTGAGACCTCAGATCAGCGTCCCCCCAAAGGGCGACTTCGGCCGTGCCTCCTGCTACTCCACACAGGGACTTAAAG GTGCTGAGGCCCCGGATGGCCTCCAAGCAGCCCAGCTGGCTGGCACGCCCAGGACCCGGGAGATCAGCCGCTCTTCGCCCTTTGGCTCCGCCAGGAGGGTGCCCGTCACACAGCCCCAGTCCCTG CACCGTACCTGCTTCTCCACCCGCCGCCTGGCCGTCTTCCCCCGCACACCCCGCACCGGGGGGGCCCTGGACAAGCGCCCGGCACAGGGAGTGCTGcag ACCCCAGCCAGGTGGGCTGGCGGCCTCTCCCCGGAGCCCAGAAGCCCTGACCCCGATGAGTCAGCCTTGCCATTG GAGAAGATCGTGGTGCGGCTCTTCGGGGACGGGGAGAGCCAGGCGGCCACGGAAGCGTCAGTGAGGAAAGCGCTCGCCCGGCCCGGCGAGGGGGGCAGCAAGATGCAG GACCCTGGGCAGGGCCCTGCCAGCAGGACGATGCCCCCGGCCAGCTCTGCAGCCTTCCCTGCGGCGGGCACCACGCTCACCTTCTCCTCCCAGCGGCCCGTCTGCTCCCACCCTCTCATCCACTCCCTGAGGTCCCCCACCGCCAGCGGGGGTG CTGCAGGGGCCAGGGCTGCCCCTGCAACATCCCCCTCCCGCGTGGCCCTGGTGAAGCAGCGGTTCAGGGACCTGCTCAGCGCCCCCCAGCGCTTCCAAGAGGCCTGCCTGGACGACGAGTGTGCCTTCTACATGGGCCGACCCCCCGGCAGCCAGGCCCCGGCCCCCCGCTGCTGCACGGACCCTGTGGCCACGCTGCTGGAGGCGCAGGAAACCACA CACTTTATCCCCATCGTGCAGCCGGCACCTGGTGGCCCCGCAGGGGAAGCCAGGAGTTCCCTACAGGCAGCCCTGCCGCTCCAGCCCTTGAGATGA